The following proteins are co-located in the Apium graveolens cultivar Ventura chromosome 5, ASM990537v1, whole genome shotgun sequence genome:
- the LOC141724957 gene encoding uncharacterized protein LOC141724957 produces the protein MPVLPKREPDKLINIGLKNPNSVPYSRVTLASVESLSLPLVQEVVLLADFGCKGCQERVADIMSRMNGITESVVISVMDNKVTITSTYPGIVKVRRGQVTRIYENSKNKVTLMMGYFRLSCS, from the exons ATGCCAGTTCTTCCCAAAAGAGAGCCGGATAAGCTCATCAACATTGGATTGAAAAACCCGAATAGCGTTCCGTATTCTCGTGTCACTCTTGCATCTGTTGAATCCTTATCTTTGCCTCTT GTTCAGGAAGTTGTTCTGTTAGCGGATTTTGGATGTAAAGGCTGCCAAGAAAGAGTAGCTGACATTATGTCAAGAATGAATG GGATTACAGAGTCGGTGGTGATTAGTGTGATGGACAATAAGGTAACTATAACTAGCACATACCCTGGAATTGTTAAAGTTCGCAGAGGACAGGTTACTCGGATTTATGAGAACTCCAAGAACAAAGTCACCCTCATGATGGGCTATTTTCGCTTGTCTTGTAGCTGA